A genomic window from Leishmania panamensis strain MHOM/PA/94/PSC-1 chromosome 5 sequence includes:
- a CDS encoding hypothetical protein (TriTrypDB/GeneDB-style sysID: LpmP.05.0460), which translates to MSNATLPHAVALAQELETELRHLDALQRHYTQLLVHQLSSLDFLDGSDSATTVAAGEPTMVHNGGYVAAKPEVVTTPCITQPSALPLPWRHQADDAARPLQPPYPPRPRSVTDTISGLSSSLPQPLAATSEPPPPPKRRGRSTAKPATPRRKADTTRSALPRQQPHVAAAPPVPSSPNDKAAQRARWALRLLREERDAYFNAKARRAEELLREGREAAQKSRARRQAEAIQSLPKSG; encoded by the coding sequence ATGAGTAATGCAACTCTGCCGCATGCCGTTGCCCTCgcgcaggagctggagacgGAGCTCCGGCACCTCGATGCCCTGCAACGACACTATACACAGCTGCTTGTTCATCAGCTGAGTAGCCTTGATTTTCTCGACGGTAGTGACTCTGCCACTACGGTTGCTGCAGGGGAACCTACCATGGTTCACAACGGGGGCTATGTAGCTGCCAAGCCTGAAGTGGTTACTACTCCCTGCATTACACAGccatcagcgctgccgctgccttggAGGCATCAAGCCGACGATGCGGCACGACCTCTACAGCCACCGTATCCGCCCCGCCCTCGCTCTGTGACTGACACCATCAGTGGCCTTTCCTCGTCGCTTCCACAGCCTTTGGCAGCCACCAGcgagccaccaccaccgccaaaACGAAGGGGCCGGAGTACCGCAAAACCAGCGACACCTCGGCGAAAGGCGGACACCACCCGCAGCGCTCTGCCTCGACAACAGCCCCAtgtcgcagccgcaccgcctGTGCCTTCTTCACCGAACGACAAGGCGGCACAACGAGCGCGATGGGCGCTGCGACTCCTTCGCGAGGAACGGGATGCCTACTTCAATGCGAAAGCCCGGCGTgctgaggagctgctgcgcgaagGGCGTGAGGCTGCGCAGAAAAGCCGCGCACGTCGGCAGGCTGAAGCGATACAGTCCCTACCCAAGTCTGGATGA
- a CDS encoding monocarboxylate transporter-like protein (TriTrypDB/GeneDB-style sysID: LpmP.05.0470): MKIFEVWKRVNRSITHRPPDHWIGYLVAISGALMQMMSYGIDNSFSIFSNSMQNDPSLGYPSATTVSFGNSVSLGLSPVFGVFAGFLVDRVPPRVMMLTSTVMLFAALWLSSSFAKSSPEVTASFSLLASISSAFMLSPGAAATGSWFRRRLGLGQGINFSGGGVGSAVVPAVLGSLVDVYGWRHTFRLMSAFCSIGLVGTILSCRRHPIEDDIDIEEHAHSHSEPAHTSNRRGDNLSEEGDNIVLAVTAETDKKVTSSQTTQMIQPMSAEAEKAASHCNENMSELVDRHHQQQQTPQNGKEALGTRVCGVEDLIQDMHVRRLTWREIIRVFLSLRFLTHFFMFAIYGWAFYGLIYMTVPYVSSMGSAGTVYENVTAISTSKASTVFTFWGVFQIIGSILVGGMASFTDDALAYTICAAVGGVATSLLVFCRSYAAFAVCLSVIGFCTAGIFAMMPALIAKDFHGPNLGLFMGSVFVAACLGGFSAPPIQAQLNSRYHGNYSYGCVFISCCMTLPGVLCYLLLWPEKQSRVGRVVKRMLRQG, encoded by the coding sequence ATGAAAATCTTTGAGGTGTGGAAGAGGGTGAACCGGTCCATCACCCACCGCCCGCCGGACCACTGGATCGGCTACCTCGTCGCCATCTCAGGGGCTCTGATGCAAATGATGAGCTACGGCATCGACAACAGTTTTTCGATCTTCTCGAACAGTATGCAGAATGACCCGTCTCTGGGCTACCCAAGCGCAACGACCGTCAGCTTCGGTAACTCCGTCTCTCTAGGGCTGTCACCGGTGTTCGGCGTCTTCGCCGGCTTCCTTGTCGATCGCGTGCCGCCGCGAGTTATGATGCTCACCTCTACGGTGATGTTATTCGCTGCATTGTGGCTGAGCTCGTCCTTTGCGAAGAGCTCGCCGGAGGTCACGGCATCCTTCTCGCTGCTCGCTTCCATCTCCTCCGCGTTTATGCTGTcgcctggcgcagcagcaaccggCTCATGGTTCCGGCGTCGGCTCGGTCTTGGACAAGGGATCAATTTCTCCGGCGGCGGCGTAGGCAGCGCCGTTGTTCCGGCGGTGCTCGGCAGTCTCGTGGACGTCTACGGCTGGCGCCACACCTTCCGCCTCATGTCTGCCTTCTGCTCCATCGGACTGGTAGGAACCATCCTctcctgccgccgccacccgaTCGAAGACGACATTGACATAGAGGAGCACGCCCACAGCCACAGCGAGCCAGCGCACACCTCAaaccgccgcggcgacaacctcagcgaggagggggacaaTATTGTGCTCGCTGTAACAGCCGAGACAGATAAAAAAGTTACGTCCTCACAGACGACGCAGATGATCCAGCCCATGAGTGCGGAGGCGGAAAAGGCGGCAAGCCACTGCAACGAGAACATGAGCGAGTTAGTGGAtcgtcaccaccagcagcagcagacccCGCAGAATGGAAAGGAAGCGCTTGGCACCCGGGTCTGCGGGGTAGAAGATCTGATCCAGGATATGCACGTGCGGCGCCTGACCTGGAGAGAGATAATAcgcgtcttcctctctcttcgcttccttACGCACTTCTTCATGTTCGCCATCTACGGGTGGGCCTTCTACGGACTCATCTACATGACCGTCCCCTACGTCTCCTCCATGGGCAGTGCTGGCACGGTGTACGAGAACGTCACCGCCATCAGCACCTCCAAGGCATCGACAGTTTTTACATTTTGGGGTGTGTTTCAGATTATAGGCTCCATCCTGGTAGGCGGCATGGCCTCCTTCACGGATGACGCCCTCGCCTACACgatctgcgccgccgtcggtggTGTGGCAACATCGCTGCTTGTGTTTTGCCGCAGCTACGCAGCCTTTGCCGTGTGCTTGAGTGTTATCGGCTTCTGCACGGCTGGCATCTTTGCCATGATGCCGGCGCTGATCGCCAAGGACTTCCACGGGCCTAATTTGGGCCTCTTCATGGGCAGCGTGTTTGTGGCGGCCTGCCTTGGCGGCTTCTCGGCCCCGCCAATTCAGGCGCAGCTGAATAGTCGCTACCATGGCAACTACTCGTACGGCTGTGTAttcatcagctgctgcatgacGCTTCCGGGAGTACTGTGCTACCTGCTCTTGTGGCCAGAGAAGCAGAGCCGCGTCGGTCGTGTCGTCAAGCGCATGCTGAGGCAGGGGTGA